In Liquorilactobacillus nagelii DSM 13675, the following proteins share a genomic window:
- a CDS encoding integrase core domain-containing protein, producing the protein MTRKKWRPVTIKEEITQERPNLLKQDFSTDQAISNQTINGQLILHTDQGTQYTSKSYQSRLTELGIRHSFSRKGCPYDNAGIESFHATLKKELVYQCPVYSTFEVAKTSLFDYGFRFYNRQRIHSGIDYLTPFEMEMKSKQIPA; encoded by the coding sequence ATTACACGCAAGAAATGGCGGCCAGTTACCATTAAAGAAGAGATAACGCAGGAGCGACCTAATCTCCTTAAGCAGGATTTCTCAACGGACCAAGCAATTAGTAATCAAACGATCAATGGGCAACTGATTTTGCATACTGATCAGGGCACTCAGTATACGAGTAAAAGTTATCAAAGTCGCTTGACTGAATTAGGTATTCGACACTCTTTTAGCCGCAAGGGCTGTCCTTACGATAATGCCGGAATCGAGTCTTTTCATGCAACTTTAAAAAAAGAACTCGTTTATCAATGTCCAGTCTATTCCACTTTTGAGGTAGCAAAAACTAGCTTATTTGACTACGGCTTTCGTTTTTACAATCGTCAACGGATTCACTCCGGTATTGATTATTTAACGCCTTTTGAAATGGAGATGAAGTCAAAACAAATACCCGCTTAA
- a CDS encoding IS3 family transposase — protein sequence MVKRYPAEFKQNIIDLYQHKVKSTLELAKEYGVGYSTILKWGSGSQKSPVNGLTADEAKAQSKRIKRLEEENLILKKRWGCWQKIDLSID from the coding sequence ATGGTAAAACGCTATCCTGCCGAATTCAAGCAAAATATTATTGATTTATATCAGCACAAGGTTAAGTCAACTCTTGAATTAGCTAAAGAATATGGTGTTGGTTATTCCACTATTTTAAAATGGGGCTCTGGCAGTCAAAAATCGCCTGTTAACGGCTTAACTGCTGATGAAGCTAAGGCTCAGTCCAAGCGAATTAAACGATTGGAAGAGGAGAACTTGATTCTAAAAAAGCGCTGGGGCTGCTGGCAAAAGATTGATCTATCCATTGATTAA